The genomic region AAGTTTCAAACTATTCCATGAAGCTGCCAATATACCACTGCAGAGTGAATGGTAAAATAATGTATCTATAGTGAAACATGAGAATTAAGTCTCACATTAGGACAATGAATAAAAATTCTACAAAAATAAGATTGTGCCGCCAATTTCTTTTGAAAAATATAAGAGTAGGTAAACAAGCAGGTGGAGTCCATCACAATATGCAGGGCTCAGAGGAAAAACTGGGTTTTGCAGAATGCCGTGGAGGGAACACACAGGGATCTGGTGCAAGTGGTTCTGACACTGAACCACCGAACAACTTTATTGACAGGTTCTGCAGCTTACAGCTTACAGGACACACTACACCAGTATACGTCTCACTGCAGGAACCATGGAAGGCCTCCAAGGAATGACGAGATGTCATAGTACTTTGTGATCAGGTGACAACACTGTATGTCAGTGGCCAAGTCACAGCATCTCACTCATTAAAACTAGTGTCTTGCTAATGCCCCAAACCACTGTTGTAACAACACCGGTTGAATTAgtgcctgttttttttcaaaatacattaagaatttaattcaaaaacattaaacTCAGCAGGATGAAATCTCTGAGCCTTTACGGTTTACGGTAATGTGCAGtccattaaatatatataacatcTTCATGTTCaaattgtacaaaaaaacagttgacaCTGAAAATTTTACTCAACATCATATTAGAGTATATTAATGTTTAGCAGGGtaagttttcaaaaatataaatctgTGACTCTGTTCCACTCACATAACTTTAGTATTGTAATTGTAATCAGAGTTAATTACAATCAGTCTCAGCCACACTTAACTCCACTGGGTTCTTAAcccacataaataaaatattttcacagaaaataaaacgaCAGTGATCAATACAAAAGTACCATGTCTTCCTTTTACAAACccctttaaaaaatacatttgtctgCCCTGAAGCAGGCTACAAACCATTTCAATATGAAACACAGTCAGTGACAGTTTAAATTAATTCACAGTCAATTAAAAAGTGGCAACAGTTAAACAAATGGTCAGTTCAGAGCATTCAAAAACAATTATGACTAGTCTGTTGTTTCTCATCTCTCTGAGCCACAATCTAAAACTTTTAATGTGCtaatttcaaaacacaaaaccttttaaaagagaaacaacaaactACTTTAACGGTGGTGACTCCAAGAAACCCTCCCCAAAAAGACTTCATATAACACATAGAGGCTGAGATCACAACACAAATGGAGCCAACAAACAGTGAACAGAAAATACACAGGGCTCAATCATTTTTGACAGAATTAATACTTTTTGAGAAAGGTGACTAAAGCcagaaagagggggagagagtgagaagtgagaggaggacagagtgtTGTTTTGGGTTTGGTTTACATACGGGTCTAGATGATCCCACCACAGCTGTGTCAGAACGATCTCTGCAGGTACAAACGGAAAAAATCTGTTACCAACTTACAACTGAAAACAGGATCACGTTCTGAGCTGTCACTATATATTAAAAGCTGCAAATTATACTTGAAAATGCATTACCTATAGAGCTATTCAAAACTTCATTACTAGTGAGCGTACTCCTACAACTCAAATATAATCCAAGTACAAACTTTATACATACACAATGAACGTCCTGCCAGCAGGTTTTACTCCACCGATCGGAGTACGGCGGACAATCACGGACGAGTGTTTTGGAATGTGGGCTTCATCATCAGTATATTCtggaaaacatgacagaaatcATGAGAAATCAAACACATGAAGAGAGGGCACATTAATGATATCACATAACATTTGGTGACGTGtagttaaataaatattgtgcaTAAAATATATCCGGCATGTAAAGAGTGTGTCCAAATGTGGTGCCTGAGCAAAGAATATTCATCTTTTAATTTATAAAACAGCCAAACCAGTTGttcaaaattacacattttataatGCATGGCATTGAAGAGTTATCACGATATTTTTTGGCATagctatttattttaatatcattactTGAATAAGTCATGCATCACCAAAACAATGGGATACCAGAAAAAATggcaaagacattttaaagcacaCACTCAAAAATGTTTACAGGTAGTGTTAATCTGATTGCCTACAAACAAGTTATTTGAACACAACCACGGTGAGTATTTTGCCCTATTTTCAATTTTATGGCAATTGATTTTATCcttaaaaattataaaaatatgaatatttgttAGACCAACAGAAAAGGTCAAAACTAGTTATCAACTTAAAGCCCCAAAAGTGTTCCTTTGAAGAAAGTCATTAGTCTgcagacaacaaaaaacaatttcaaTGGGAACTACAATTATAATACAATTTTTTATGCAAAGTTGCACAACTTTGATCTCAAGACAATTGACAAATGCTAAGTGCaccatttttagttttttgggtgattcatttatttcagacATTCGttgtttaaaatacaaaatacaccGCAGTGCAGACACATGTATATTGAGCATGTTTATTAAAGCAATTATTGGAACATTTGCATTGTTAGATTCAGACGTAGAATAGAAAACCAGCAatactataaaaacaaatgacatcatATATAGAATCACAAAACACGTTTTAACTACAAGTCTACtatttacagagacaaacatgtcTGTCGGTCACTGACCAACAGTGTCAAATATATGACATATTCGGCATACATTTTGTAACTTGTCAGTTAATAACTTACCTTCTCGAGTTTGCGCATTGGTGATCTGCAGGTCGCAGTCTGTGGCCTTGAGGCGCTCCCGAGCCATGATCTGCCGTTTAAGCTCGTTGAGAGTGATGTGCAGCCCATCGAAAGTGACTGTGTTGTAGTCCAGTTTGGAAGAAAACTTGTAGTGAACACACGACATTTTAACAGCTCTAAGCACTATACTCAATTAAGCACAAGGGGAAAACCAAAAACCACAGGGCTGGTAtgattacaaaataaaacagcgtcaacactgaacacaggagactatatattgtgtttttaatatgtaaACCTTCTTGATGTGCGCTAAAACACTGATGACAGAGAAAGGGATAATATGTGGATGGGTTCAGATCGCAGATGTAGTCACAGTCTTTGTTATTGCCAAAGAAAAATGATCGAGGTGCGAGGCCAGAGCGCCATTAAGCGGCGCCGTGTGTCTCGCAAGTTATTCAAAGTCCGGAAAACACAACAGGATGCCACCGAATCCAAGAGAGTCCATGTGGCACGATATCAATCTTTGCTTACGGGGAATAAAATGAGGCCAAGTCCGTAGTGAATTGTCCTTGGAGGAAAGCCCGGGCCGCTGCGCC from Solea senegalensis isolate Sse05_10M linkage group LG6, IFAPA_SoseM_1, whole genome shotgun sequence harbors:
- the LOC122770704 gene encoding E3 ubiquitin-protein ligase RBBP6-like, which translates into the protein MSCVHYKFSSKLDYNTVTFDGLHITLNELKRQIMARERLKATDCDLQITNAQTREEYTDDEAHIPKHSSVIVRRTPIGGVKPAGRTFIVDRSDTAVVGSSRPVCKPNPKQHSVLLSLLTLSPSFWL